The DNA region TAAACCTCTACTTCAGACACATTGATATTTGTTGCTTCATCCCTTAATCCAATGTTGATTTTCACAAATCTTCCTTTAAGGTTAACCAATGCCGTATTATCTGCATTTGCTGAAATGAATATATCTTCTGTCTCAGGCGCACCGAACTTAATATATGCCCTCTTCCACTTGGTATCTGTGGCTATCGTAGCCGCTTCCGTATATAAAATCTCATAATAAGTAATTTTCGCAGGGTCTTTAACAAAATAAGTCTGAACTGAGTTAAAGTCAACCACTGCACCCAGGTCTACATAGAACCAGACGTTCAGGTCAGCACGCTCACCACTGCTTGGTTGCCAAACAGTTTTATTTGTACGGTCCCCATCTGTAAGGGTAGTTCCTGTGGCGCTGCTGGTAGTTATTTTTTTGCTCAGCGCAAGGTTCTGATCTACCGGCGGAGGGGTCGGTGGCACATAATACTTATAACCTATGTCTGTATATGCGGTAAAGAACGTATCAACGGCATTTTCTTCAGGCAGGTAAGCCGTACGATACCTTAATTTTGCCCCCGGGGCATCTTTAAAGTTAAATAAGGTATCCCTATCCAGCCAGATTGTTCCTCTTCGTACGTCAACAGGGTTCGGGATTTTTTTCTTTTGAACAGTTTTAACCTGCCCCGATGTATTAGTGTAGATCAGGTCTATCCTTACGGCCTGCTGCGCAACCCCATACCATGGAATATACAAATCGCTTTTACCGTTCAGGATATTGAGTTGGGGCATTTCAAGTGGCCTGTTGGTGATAGAGTTCTGATAATTGTCTCCATACACATCACCTATTACTTCAGATTTAACCGATGCATGTCCTTTGTCGTCGTACATATACACCGAGAAAGTATAAATACCTTCCTTAAGCCTATCTATAAAAGTAGCAATAGAGTCAGTACCAGAGCCACGTTTAATTGTTATGGTAACTGAATCTTTTCCAGCCGCCCTTTGATTGGGCAAAATCGGGTCTCCCTCAACATGACCTGGATTATTCCAGAATATTTTGGCACTGGTAATCTTAGGATCGGAGATGATATACCACTTTATTTTGACACGCTTATTACCAGAGAAAGCCTCAAGTTTTTCTGGCTTGCCATTATAAACAACCTGGCCACCACTCAAAAATTCCTTATAGGTTGCATCCATTTTCTCGCAGGAAACAAAAAGCATTCCTGTCAAAAGGAGAAAGAGGCAATTGCGGATAATTGAATTTATATACATGATTTCTTCAATTTATTGAACATTAATTATTGTATTTGACCCCAAATCTTCATCTCTGACAAGTGCAGGAAACCTAAGGCTCCCTGGATAGAGGCCCAATTGTCAATTTGTTTCCAGGCGATATACCTTACCGGCGGTGCATCAAGAGGAAACTCATATTCATGTCCCTGACGTGCAACTTCCACATCGTCATTAGATAATATGCCGATTGGTTGTCCTGAGGGCTTAACCATGATCCTATGATCCAACAATACCCAGCTTTCTCTGTCATTAGGCGTATTGGTTCCCCAGATTTCCCATTCATGAGGGTTGCCATGTGAATACAGATATCCTCCATCCGGGTTTTGACGTTGCCATATTTTGTAACGACTTAAGCGGGTAACTTTCTTCAAGTCCATCGGGAACCATGCTGGCAAAGGATTTCTTTCATTGGAATGAAAGCCATTGTTACCTATAACCCCATCAAACATAGCCCCAAAAGCCCATGAGCTCAGGTTACCGGGTTCCAATATCGGAGAGCCGTCAATAGGCAGTGGTTTATTTTGTGGAATAGGGAATTTTTTTCTTGCATCATCCGGGGCTTTTAATTCCTCCTCATAGATCGGTGTCAATGTTTTCTGAAGAGTATCAGTTTTATTGTTCCAGGTATCCTTCACAAAGAATCCGAATTTCTGTTCTTTCGCTTGCAGGCCACGAATAGAGAAACTACCTTCCGCCAAACCTGTATAATAAGCATCAACGTCTTTCCATTCCCCAAGTCTATCGTCCCATACAACCACCCCGATAACAATATTATATGGTCTTTCACCTGTCGACTCATGATTGTTAAATTTAACGTTCATTCCACCAAAAGACTCTCTTATGCCTAAAGAATTCATAACATCATAAATGGGTGGGGCCAGGGGGTTAATCGTTACCTGAATTGGTGTAGAGGCTTCTTCTCCATTTCCTACGGCATAAAGCTTAACCTCCCTGGGGTTCGTATCTCCAAGTCCTTCCACAAGAATGCTTTTTTTATAGAAAGAAGATTTAGAAACTACAATCTTACCTTGTCTTTCATATTCTGCTTTTACATATAAAAGATTTGCGTCATCCGGAAGCGTGTAACTAATGATTGCCCCTCCCGCTATATTTTGAACGGATGCATTTGAAATGGGCTTAGGGGCTCCCTTTGAACCATATAGCGGTTTAAGTATTTCCTCCTTGCAGGAAGACAATGCTACTGAAAGCATAGTAAAAAGCAGGACGAATATTTTAAATTGTTTCATATTTCTGTTTTTTAGGATCAATATTTATTACCATCCCGGATTTTGCACCAGGTTTTTGTTAATCTGCATTTCTCCAAGCTCAATTGGCCATAAGTATTCTTTCATCGTAAAGTACTGGTTGTAGAGCAGTACCGAACGGTAAAATGAATTCGCGCTTTTTTGAGTGATATCCCAACCTTTCACCGGCTGATTCAGGTCCTTATGCGCTTCCTTCCATCTGCGAAGGTCCCAGAAACGCTGTCCTTCAAAAGCAAGTTCTATGGCACGTTCATGATGAATAATCTTTCTCAAATTACCTTTATCATTATAATATCCCGGCTGCGTAGAGAACCGGTCCCAGGCTTCTTCAACCGATGGAATTCCCGCCCTTGCCCTTACCAGGTTAAGATAATGCGTTGCATCTGTGCTGTAACCAGACACCTCATTCAAAGCTTCTGCATACATCAGATACAGGTCAGACAATCTTATTTCGGGCCATGGATAGGTAACGGTATTGTTTACCACATTCCCATCAGCTGCGCCAAAGGTTTCTATATTTACTAGCTTTTTGATCCAGTAACCAGTAATCGAATAATTACTGATTCCCTGCCGTGCAGAAATCTCTGAAGCCCTGGCCTGCACAAAATTAAGCGGCTTTGTAATGTCATTGTTATTGATCCAATTACCAAACCATATGCCCCGGTCAAATCCGATACTGGCATAAAAACGGGGTTCTCTGTCAAAATGCAACTTTACAGTATTAGAGTCCAGTTTCACATAAAAACGGTCTTTCTCCTGGGCGGTCTTGAGTTCATAACGTCCTGCATAGTCCCAGGTCCTGTCGCTGTTGATCGGAAGTCCGTGTTCCGTATAGAACATTTCGGCCATTTTTAATGTAGGTGCAAGAATACCTTTAGGTCCGCTTCCACTGGTCGCCCCGGTTGCGATGATGGGTATAGACCAACGCTGCATATTTACATCGGCCCTGCTGCTGGTATTAGCCCAGATCACTTCCGGATTAGCATCCCTTATGGTAATCGCTGTACGGATTTCCAGTTGTTTCCTGATCGTATCATTGGTAACGTAAGTAGCCGCCCCTTGAAAAGTGCTCAGTTTAGCACCCTGACTATGACAATAATCAATAGCTTCCTTACAAGCCTGGGCTGCACGTTCCCATTTTTTAGGATCGTAGGCATTGCTAAAAAGTTGTACTCCCTGTTTATCTTTAAAATCAATATATTCAGAGTTGCCGTTGAACAAAGGACTTGCTGCGGTAACCAATACTTTTGCCTTCAGGGCTTTTACGATGCCTTTTGTAATCCGCCCCAGTTCAGAACTCTCAGTTCCGGTAACATTTTCCGGAAGGTTGGGATTGTCAAAAGCTTCATCTAATAACTGAACAATATAGTTTACACAGCTGTCAACCGGCTCACGGTGAACCTGAACAGTGGCCGGACTGGCAGCAATAGGCAAATTCTCTTTTACCAAAGGAATAGGTCCATACATTCTTAACAGGTAAAAATGGTAGTAGGCTTTTAGGAACTTGACCTCTGCACTCCAGCGTTCTTTTTCCCATATCTCCATCTCTTCCACCTTGTGTATGTTCTCCAAAAAGATATTGCAATCCCTTATTCCCCGAAACAAGGCCTTTCCACCCCTGCTACCGCTCCAGAAATTACCAAAAGGGTTGGCTACATTTTGTAGCCCCTGGGCAATACTGAAAAAGTTGGTGCTTACATCTACAGGAGGATTTGGATACCAGATCTCATCAGCAGATGAAAAGCCCGGATTTGTATTAAAATGTCCATTGGCCGGCATATAAGAATAACAGGTAAACAGATATTTTTCTGCCGACGACCGCAGGTTAAAGGCATAGTCTATGGTTGCAACATTGTCCGGGACCACATCCAGGAATTTTTTGCAGGATAGGAAAGTGCCTATAACGGTAATGAGTAATATGATATTTATTTTTTTCATAATCGTTTGTTGTTAAAAACCTACCTGGACGCCAATATTCAGGATCTTTTGTACGGGATATCCTAACCCTTCACCACCCATCTCTACATCCCATAATTTGAATTTACTGAAAGCAAACAGGTTACTTCCGGTAGCATAAACCCTTAAGCGGTCAACCTTAACCCTTTGTATCAGTTTTTTTGGTAAAGAGTAGCCTACTTCAATTTGTTTTATTCTAAGAAAAGAACCGTTACGCATAAACCAAGTACTTCTTTGCGTGTTGTTTGACTGTAAGGACGTGCCTGTACCATTTTGTACAGGATATGCACTTAAACGTGGCCACAACGCATATAAATTACGGTTTTGTTCAGACCAGTAATTATTTGCATAAGCTGCCAGTAATTGATTTTGCAGACGATACCCGGGTAAATCGTTTGCGTTTTCCCGGTACTCAACAAAAGGTGCGGTAGCTTCAGGATCTATCCAGAATGAAGATCTTGCCGATCCCTGCATGAACGCATTAAAGTCGAGGCCTTTGTACGATGCAGAAAAACCAAAACCATACACAATTTCCGGTCTTGTTGGAAAGCCAATTGGCACCTGGTCGTTAACATTAATTACGCCATCTCCATTGATATCGCGGTACTTGATATCGCCTCCCATAGTTGGGTTATTCCCAAAATTCTGTACCGGAGAGCTTCTCACCTCTTCATCATCCACAAAAAGCCGTTCGGCAATATAGCCCCAGCTTTGGGCAGTGGAATGACCAACGCGATAGCTCCATGGATATGGGTATTCCGGTTCTTCGTAAGCTTTAAAACGATTTTTTGCATAAGTGAAGTTACCCCGCACACCTAAAATCAGGTGCTTGCCAATAGTACTGTTATAATCCAGTTGCAACTCGTAAGATTTAGAATTGGCTTCCCCAACATTTGCCTTCGGTGTATCTCCCTGTAAGCCCATGGTTTTAGGGATGGAGCTCCGCTCCATTAAAATGTTGTAACGATGCTCGGTAAAATACTCCGCTATGATATCCAGCTTATTCCAAAGCCCTAATTCTAGTCCGAATGTAGAGTTGGCGGCTGTTTCCCATGTGATATCCTGGTTCTCGTAACGACCTACAGAAATCCCGGGTCTGGAATAGCCCCCTGCGCTGCCAAAAGTTGCGCCCATTGCACCGTTATTCATATTCACTTCAGACAGATAAAAGAAGCGTTCATCTTTACCACCTATGGCGTCGTTACCTACCAAGCCGTAGTTTCCACGAAGCTTTAGTTTGGTGATCACATCTGTATATGGCTTAAAGAATTTCTCATTAGAAATCTGCCATGCCAAACCCGCTGACGGGAAGAAGCCGAATCTCTCGGTTTTATAAAAACGTTCAGAACCGTTGTAACCAAAGTTAAACTCGGCAAAGTAGCGATTATCATAACTATAGGTTGCCCTTCCCGAAATACCCAGGTTACGAGAGGCCAGAGACTCCTGCAGATCCCTAGAATTACCATCCAGTTTAGAATCCAGCAAAAGAACCAATGTACCGCCTAAAGCATGTTTTTGTTTAATGGTGTTGTTGTAAGTAAATGCGGATTGCAAATGAATCACAGAGGAAACCTTTTTGTCTCCCGGAACAAAATTCAGATAATCAGTACCGAAATCCGGGTTTAAAGGAGTAAGTCTGTAAGTATCGGTGAGTTTATCGTAACTTCCGGCCGAATACCAGAAAGGTATGTACTGACGTCTCAGATCAAAGAAAGACTCACGGTTGATGTTACCCATGGCATTAATTGCTAAACCAGGGGTAATAAATGAAAGGTCTTGCTTCAGTTCAATCTGGGCCAGCATTAGTGATCTGGCTGATTCTTTATAACCCTTTACCATGTCGGCATATGGATTCAGGTATTGCCCTTGTTCCAGGTTTCCAAACATGATGTGCTTTGTGGTTCCACCGGTGCCAGGAACTACCGGGTAATAAGGCAGGAATTGCACCGGGCTGGTACGCATAATTTTACGGTAAATTCCCTGTCCCCCGTCGAGTGGGCCATTATAATCTTCAAAGTTTCCATTCAGACGGATATCCACATGGGTAGATTTTGAAATGTTCAGGCCAACATTTGAACGAATGTTGTATTTCTTTAAATCAATGTTACTGTTAAAGTTATTGCGGTTATCCACTTTCAGAATACCATTGTCCTGGTTTAAAGCACCGGCAACATAATAAGTGGCCACCTGGCCGCCGCCCCCAAGGTTAAAGTTCACGCGCTGGTTCATCGTGCTGTTCTTGAGTAACTGATCTTGCCAGTTAACTGCCGGAAAGACAATTGGATTTGTACCAGCTACGGTATTGTCTATTT from Pedobacter africanus includes:
- a CDS encoding SusC/RagA family TonB-linked outer membrane protein yields the protein MKLIVIIMCTLLMEVSASGRAQEITFSQKGTSVTTVFKEITRQTGYQVVCDGELIKAARVVDVDFKQASLQEVLDQFFPKKAIKWAMEDKTLVIRKGLGNPVTVAVGPHKPKIVPKEVRLVAKEIRGTVKDTVGALPGVSVSVKGKTQIGTTTDLNGKYILDGVDEDAVVVFSMVGYASQEIPVRGKTVINVTMKPSDNQLEETVIVAFGKQKKESVIGSITTINPGELKVPSSNLTTALAGRLAGIIAYQRSGEPGADNAEFFIRGATTFGYKKDPLILIDGMEYSTQDLAQLTLDDIESFSILKDASANALYGARGANGIILITTKQGKEGKPKINVRYENSISSATKNVELADPITYMQLHNEAYVTRQPNVPTPYSRSKIDNTVAGTNPIVFPAVNWQDQLLKNSTMNQRVNFNLGGGGQVATYYVAGALNQDNGILKVDNRNNFNSNIDLKKYNIRSNVGLNISKSTHVDIRLNGNFEDYNGPLDGGQGIYRKIMRTSPVQFLPYYPVVPGTGGTTKHIMFGNLEQGQYLNPYADMVKGYKESARSLMLAQIELKQDLSFITPGLAINAMGNINRESFFDLRRQYIPFWYSAGSYDKLTDTYRLTPLNPDFGTDYLNFVPGDKKVSSVIHLQSAFTYNNTIKQKHALGGTLVLLLDSKLDGNSRDLQESLASRNLGISGRATYSYDNRYFAEFNFGYNGSERFYKTERFGFFPSAGLAWQISNEKFFKPYTDVITKLKLRGNYGLVGNDAIGGKDERFFYLSEVNMNNGAMGATFGSAGGYSRPGISVGRYENQDITWETAANSTFGLELGLWNKLDIIAEYFTEHRYNILMERSSIPKTMGLQGDTPKANVGEANSKSYELQLDYNSTIGKHLILGVRGNFTYAKNRFKAYEEPEYPYPWSYRVGHSTAQSWGYIAERLFVDDEEVRSSPVQNFGNNPTMGGDIKYRDINGDGVINVNDQVPIGFPTRPEIVYGFGFSASYKGLDFNAFMQGSARSSFWIDPEATAPFVEYRENANDLPGYRLQNQLLAAYANNYWSEQNRNLYALWPRLSAYPVQNGTGTSLQSNNTQRSTWFMRNGSFLRIKQIEVGYSLPKKLIQRVKVDRLRVYATGSNLFAFSKFKLWDVEMGGEGLGYPVQKILNIGVQVGF
- a CDS encoding RagB/SusD family nutrient uptake outer membrane protein, encoding MKKINIILLITVIGTFLSCKKFLDVVPDNVATIDYAFNLRSSAEKYLFTCYSYMPANGHFNTNPGFSSADEIWYPNPPVDVSTNFFSIAQGLQNVANPFGNFWSGSRGGKALFRGIRDCNIFLENIHKVEEMEIWEKERWSAEVKFLKAYYHFYLLRMYGPIPLVKENLPIAASPATVQVHREPVDSCVNYIVQLLDEAFDNPNLPENVTGTESSELGRITKGIVKALKAKVLVTAASPLFNGNSEYIDFKDKQGVQLFSNAYDPKKWERAAQACKEAIDYCHSQGAKLSTFQGAATYVTNDTIRKQLEIRTAITIRDANPEVIWANTSSRADVNMQRWSIPIIATGATSGSGPKGILAPTLKMAEMFYTEHGLPINSDRTWDYAGRYELKTAQEKDRFYVKLDSNTVKLHFDREPRFYASIGFDRGIWFGNWINNNDITKPLNFVQARASEISARQGISNYSITGYWIKKLVNIETFGAADGNVVNNTVTYPWPEIRLSDLYLMYAEALNEVSGYSTDATHYLNLVRARAGIPSVEEAWDRFSTQPGYYNDKGNLRKIIHHERAIELAFEGQRFWDLRRWKEAHKDLNQPVKGWDITQKSANSFYRSVLLYNQYFTMKEYLWPIELGEMQINKNLVQNPGW
- a CDS encoding DUF4998 domain-containing protein, which gives rise to MYINSIIRNCLFLLLTGMLFVSCEKMDATYKEFLSGGQVVYNGKPEKLEAFSGNKRVKIKWYIISDPKITSAKIFWNNPGHVEGDPILPNQRAAGKDSVTITIKRGSGTDSIATFIDRLKEGIYTFSVYMYDDKGHASVKSEVIGDVYGDNYQNSITNRPLEMPQLNILNGKSDLYIPWYGVAQQAVRIDLIYTNTSGQVKTVQKKKIPNPVDVRRGTIWLDRDTLFNFKDAPGAKLRYRTAYLPEENAVDTFFTAYTDIGYKYYVPPTPPPVDQNLALSKKITTSSATGTTLTDGDRTNKTVWQPSSGERADLNVWFYVDLGAVVDFNSVQTYFVKDPAKITYYEILYTEAATIATDTKWKRAYIKFGAPETEDIFISANADNTALVNLKGRFVKINIGLRDEATNINVSEVEVYKKDRL
- a CDS encoding DUF5000 domain-containing lipoprotein translates to MKQFKIFVLLFTMLSVALSSCKEEILKPLYGSKGAPKPISNASVQNIAGGAIISYTLPDDANLLYVKAEYERQGKIVVSKSSFYKKSILVEGLGDTNPREVKLYAVGNGEEASTPIQVTINPLAPPIYDVMNSLGIRESFGGMNVKFNNHESTGERPYNIVIGVVVWDDRLGEWKDVDAYYTGLAEGSFSIRGLQAKEQKFGFFVKDTWNNKTDTLQKTLTPIYEEELKAPDDARKKFPIPQNKPLPIDGSPILEPGNLSSWAFGAMFDGVIGNNGFHSNERNPLPAWFPMDLKKVTRLSRYKIWQRQNPDGGYLYSHGNPHEWEIWGTNTPNDRESWVLLDHRIMVKPSGQPIGILSNDDVEVARQGHEYEFPLDAPPVRYIAWKQIDNWASIQGALGFLHLSEMKIWGQIQ